The Panicum virgatum strain AP13 chromosome 6K, P.virgatum_v5, whole genome shotgun sequence nucleotide sequence CCTCATCAAGCCCTGATCGGTGACGATGGAGATGGATCGATCAGTCTCATGCACCGTGGCACATGGAAGAACACATGTACGTACATGCTTGGCTGCTTGCACGGAAAAACGCAAGTACTTGCACAGCGTCTGCTGGATATACTGTGCAGTAGCTGGATGATCAAGTGAATATATATCGATCAGGAACCATTTGAAACGCCATGAACTTCACACAAAACTACCAGCGGCGTTCACTTTCGCGCTTGCCGCGGAAAGCAAAACCGTTGATTTTCTCACCCACCACAGATTCTCTCACCTACCCATGATTCTTTCACCCATCTCCCATTGTTGATTTCAAAATGGAGGGCAATGATGGACTATGCAACCACAAGTATATGTGGAAAATTCATGTTCAAGTTCTCAAGGAGAAATTAGACAAGGTCCCAACAATTGTGCCCTTGATTCCATTTCCATCCTAGCTACTACTTCTTTTCTTAAGAAAAGAGAACCACTTCGTTTATGTGATTGTGCAGCCATGCCTGCCTGCACAATCATTGAATCACATGAGCGCAACGTAAGCTCCAGTTCCGGCGATGGCGCCGAGGGGAGGAGCGACCATGTAGATCCAGATCTTGGTGTACGTCCCAGCGGCGATGGCCGGCCCCAGCGTCCTCGCCGGGTTCATCGACGCTCCCGTCGTCTCCCTGCTCGATCGATCCACCACCAAAATTCAGCACATCATGTACGCGTAAATTTAACCTTTCTTTCTCAATCAGAAAACTGAACTGATGAAGCCATTGCTGCACGTACGCGGAGATGAGCGCGCCCATCATCACTGCCGCCCCAGCTCCCACTGCAAGCAGCTCCTTCACCTGCACCGGTTTAATTTAGATGGGCATGGTAATCGTCTCGCCATTAGCATCCTCAGAGAGTGATCGATCAAGCGACAATGCTAAATTGCTACTAATTTGCAACGGTGGAGGAATAATTTACTGCTTTCGGATCGGTGGAGAGGGCGGTGATGACGAAGAGGAGGACGAACGTGGTGACGAACTccacggcgagcgccgccgcggtgccgaGCGCCggcacggtggcggcggtggcgccgaggTTCGGCGGCTCGTAGACCGCCCTGGCCGCGAACGAGGCGGCCGTGGAGCCGAGGAGCTGAGCGGCGACGTACGGCAGGAGGTGGGCCCCGGGGAGGTATCCGAACGCGGCCATGGCGGTGCTGACCGCCGGGTTGAGGTGCGCGCCGGAGACGTGGGCGAGCGACGCCACGATCACCGCCACGGCGGaccccgccgccacggccacgccGAGCAGGcccagcgcgccgccgcgagcctcgTCCACGATGAGCGCCGAGAGCAGGGTGAAGACGAGCAGGAAGGTGCCCAGGAACTCCGCCGCCACCTTCCTGACGAGGGCGAGCGCCGCCCTATCCTCCATGCTCGGAGGTGGACGGGAAGCCTCGCTCTGCACCCATTGGGGCAGGGTGTGGTTGGAAGGAGACTTCGTCGAGAGGATTGGGGACGAGTGCGGGACGATGATTGCGATCTTGTCGTCGGCGCTCATGTCGTCCATGGAAGCTGCCCTGGAGATGCTCAGTGTCAGATCCCTGGAGATGCTCCTCATATGCTGCTCCATTGATGATTTCTCGAGCTAGAAGAAGAGATGTTTAATGTCCTGTGACGAATCTGATCTATGGCTGATCAAGTGATCGATGATTGCGGTGTTCTTGTACCTGGAGGACTGACTGGAGGAGAATGTCAGTGCAGTGGACAGGGAGCTCTATGCTTGGTTGAGATTTATGTGGGCACTGACTGGCCTGGATGGATTTTGGCGGGCACGGCATGGATGTGATCGATGTACCTGCTCAAACAAGTGAAAAACAATTAGCTCTGGAATGATTTGTGATGATTGAATGATTGATCAACACCACACAGTATGGGAAGGTGAAAACAAACACCATTCTTGTTGGTTTCACTGTCCAATGCCAAATCAAGTTATAATACTACTTCTGTTGCAGTCATTTAGCTCCGTTTTACCTGTTCAAACCTACCATGCATCGATGTGTACCAACGCCTCGATCTGCCCTGTTCTGCTGGTCACAGCTCATGAGCACAATGGAAGCCGCTTGTAGATTCTATGGCTACCATGCTCATAAGCTTGTGCCTTGGATCAGTTGATACTGACTGATATGTTGGCAAGTTCTTGTTTGTCTAATTGTCTGGTCGATAGTAGAGGATGCTTAGAGTCCTTTCCCAAGCATCTTCTTTTCCACTTTTGTGATCAAAGTTGAAGGGGTCAATGCTGTGTCTGAGGAAGTTACAAATGTCGTTCAAGGGAAAAAGCTAGAAGTGGTAGATTTTGGCCGAGAGGAAACTCAGATAAAAACCAAGACAAATTCGAGGAGTGAAGGAATGCAGATATAGTTGTCCGTGTTTATCCTGACAGCTAAATACTGGCTGATGACATATCTGAttataataaatatattttGGGGATAAATAAATTAGCgttgaaacaagttttatacATGTAATTAAATTTGGGAGAAGCATAAACATGGAAGAAATATATACGAGTCCAGCAACTAGATAGTGGAACAATCACTAAGAAATTAGCATAGTATTGCATTGGTGGCAAGTCCAGAAAAATACACACAAACTTGTCACTTGACAGCAAACTGAGAAGCATTAATTTTTATGATAATACACATGAGAGGAGTAAGTTTACCACTTCCTGATGATGAGGTTGCATTACTGCCATATATGGGAATTACTATGCTGTAAATTATGATAATTAATCCATCAACCCATGCTGTCCACGGGCTTGTAATTTTGACAGACAAGTATCAGAAATTTGTAAAGAAATTTTCCATAGCTAATATAATAAAAAAATGCTTATCTTGCTCTTTCATTAGTTAAATATTGTAGCACATACTACATAGATACGTACttatatatgtttttttttcattttgtgatAGACTTTAGTTAGCAATTACTCTATACACTTTTTTTCATCTAAATTCATAACATTTTTTTCGCTTTGCATTGCACGCACCTCTGTATGCGTTCGGCATGTGCTTAATTGAATGAACCCGAAGTTTGAGCTACGTCTTTAACATGGAAGTCCCCTCGCTTCTTTATACATGTATACATATATGGTGTATGTTTACAGATCATGCATGTATATCTTAAGTTAGTATTTTTTTCTGTATTAAAACTTAAAAGTTACGGAATTAGATGATTTAAAATCATATAACGATTTACTTTGGAATACtattttataataatattttaattctGATGCAGATTTAGAGATCACTTTATATTATTCTTAATAACAACACATGTAGGGGATCTAAGATGCAAATttagggttactttagattatctTTATAATAGCAAGATGTGTAAATTTTAGACTTACCAGATTGATGGCCAGACGTCTTGGATTTTTATGAAAATGTCTAgcaatttctctatttttctagCCCGTTTGATTTTTATGAAAATGTCTAGCATTTTCCTGTTTTTCTAGCTCATTCTGTGAGAATTAACGTCCAATTAGTAAATTGTTAGATAGCAGCCAGTATGAGACCCATTGGACCATCATTGCTATTAGTATTAGGTCACATGTTTATCTCAAAAGCTCATTCGGACAATCAACGAATTGATTATCATTTGACTTACCCTAGCTCTCCACGTGTGTTTAGCTTAGCATATGGTGTTGCTGAAACTAACAACTCCAAGATTTGAAGCAGCAGAGGTGGAAGGCAGATCAGCGCCCTGGTTTTCAAGGAACGTAAGAATGCCTTAGATGTTGCACACAGCTGCAGAAGTAGTACTTCCTGTCCTTCCAACTGCAAGGTTTTAGTAATGATTTTGCCAGCGTCATGTATCTACTGTTTTCATATGAAGAAGCATCTAGGTAACATCATAGCCCAACataactctttttttttggcaaaataatCTCAGAAGAGAATCAGCATGCTTGCCAATATGAACAGCTAAAGAAGAGGTCAACTGAGGTCCGGTCAGAATATTCCATTCTGAACCAGAGAtcagagatgatgatgatggtgaataTAATTGATTATAACAGAGTTCTCATTTGATAACTGAATGCTACTCCAGAAGGGGGGCGTTGACATTGTTATTATACTTACATACACTGCTCTAGCAACTTCTTTCGCCGCGGTATTCAGTTGCCGCTTTTCCAAAACCCATGAATTCGGCACCTCTGCCGCCGCAGATTTGGAGCCTGTTGGTTTTAACAACAGAAGCTACTACAAGGCACGTTGCGCATATGAAAACCACGCAAAAGCAGATGCCTATATATAGCCTTCACTGCCATGCTTCATATCACATCCAAGCATCAAAAACAGAATTCCTTTGCCCTACAAAGACCAAAACAACAGAGTTAAGTATCAACATCCTGTTTCATCGATTACATAGTGAGATTTAGCTGATTGACTTTAGAGCAAAGCATGGAAGAGCAAAAGCGCGGCATGGATGTGGCTGCGCCGCTGCAGTTACAGTCCCTCCTACGGGGACAAGTGAGAGCAACAGGATTTCCATCATCATTTCCCCAAGGGCTGCAAGCTCCAAGGTCATGCCATTTGAGTTGCTCAATGCCGGCAGTGTCAGCTCACATCCACATGATGATCCTGCCGAATCCTCTGATGCTCATGCAACTCATTATCGCCTATGGAATCAAGGCTTACCGAAGATAAAAGCAGTTCCTCTCATCAAGAAGGTACAGTTACAAAACCTTAACAGTTTATATATGACCTTGATGTGCTACTGTTTTCTGATGTAATTTTAACCTTGATGTGCTATTGTTGTTGCAGGTGATTGCTGAGTTCCTTGGCACATTCATACTGATCTTCACTGTGCTTTCCACCATAGTCATGAATGAGCAGCATGACGGAGTTGAGAGCCTGCTCGGCATCGCAACATCTGCAGGTTTAGCCGTCACGGTTCTAGTACTGTCCCTCATACACATATCCGGATGCCACCTGAACCCGGCAGTTAGCATCGCCATGACCGTGTTTGGCCACCTCCCACTTGCTCACCTCCTACCTTACATGACTGCACAAATTCTGGGCTCCATTGCTGCTTCCTTCAGTGTCAAGGGCATCTATCATCCAGTGAACCCTGGGATTGCCACCATTCCAAAGGTTGGCACTACTGAAGCTTTCTTCCTTGAGTTCATCACGACATTCATGCTTCTGTTCATCATCACCGCTCTCGCCACCGACCCCCATGCTGTAAGTTTCATGCTCCTTTAGATCTTTTAGACTTGTTACCCTTCCTCCCATTATATAAAGCTAATGATCTTCTCATCAAACTAGGTGAAAGAACTGA carries:
- the LOC120711395 gene encoding aquaporin NIP3-3-like isoform X1, with product MHGTSITSMPCPPKSIQASQCPHKSQPSIELPVHCTDILLQSVLQLEKSSMEQHMRSISRDLTLSISRAASMDDMSADDKIAIIVPHSSPILSTKSPSNHTLPQWVQSEASRPPPSMEDRAALALVRKVAAEFLGTFLLVFTLLSALIVDEARGGALGLLGVAVAAGSAVAVIVASLAHVSGAHLNPAVSTAMAAFGYLPGAHLLPYVAAQLLGSTAASFAARAVYEPPNLGATAATVPALGTAAALAVEFVTTFVLLFVITALSTDPKAVKELLAVGAGAAVMMGALISAETTGASMNPARTLGPAIAAGTYTKIWIYMVAPPLGAIAGTGAYVALM
- the LOC120711395 gene encoding aquaporin NIP3-2-like isoform X3, with product MDDMSADDKIAIIVPHSSPILSTKSPSNHTLPQWVQSEASRPPPSMEDRAALALVRKVAAEFLGTFLLVFTLLSALIVDEARGGALGLLGVAVAAGSAVAVIVASLAHVSGAHLNPAVSTAMAAFGYLPGAHLLPYVAAQLLGSTAASFAARAVYEPPNLGATAATVPALGTAAALAVEFVTTFVLLFVITALSTDPKAVKELLAVGAGAAVMMGALISAETTGASMNPARTLGPAIAAGTYTKIWIYMVAPPLGAIAGTGAYVALM
- the LOC120711395 gene encoding aquaporin NIP3-3-like isoform X2, producing the protein MPCPPKSIQASQCPHKSQPSIELPVHCTDILLQSVLQLEKSSMEQHMRSISRDLTLSISRAASMDDMSADDKIAIIVPHSSPILSTKSPSNHTLPQWVQSEASRPPPSMEDRAALALVRKVAAEFLGTFLLVFTLLSALIVDEARGGALGLLGVAVAAGSAVAVIVASLAHVSGAHLNPAVSTAMAAFGYLPGAHLLPYVAAQLLGSTAASFAARAVYEPPNLGATAATVPALGTAAALAVEFVTTFVLLFVITALSTDPKAVKELLAVGAGAAVMMGALISAETTGASMNPARTLGPAIAAGTYTKIWIYMVAPPLGAIAGTGAYVALM
- the LOC120713158 gene encoding aquaporin NIP3-2-like; the encoded protein is MYLLFSYEEASRAKHGRAKARHGCGCAAAVTVPPTGTSESNRISIIISPRAASSKVMPFELLNAGSVSSHPHDDPAESSDAHATHYRLWNQGLPKIKAVPLIKKVIAEFLGTFILIFTVLSTIVMNEQHDGVESLLGIATSAGLAVTVLVLSLIHISGCHLNPAVSIAMTVFGHLPLAHLLPYMTAQILGSIAASFSVKGIYHPVNPGIATIPKVGTTEAFFLEFITTFMLLFIITALATDPHAVKELIAVAVGATIMMNALVAGPSTGASMNPARTIGPAVATGRYTQIWIYMVATPMGAIAGTGAYITIKL